A single Pseudomonas sp. MM223 DNA region contains:
- the glyA_1 gene encoding Serine hydroxymethyltransferase (*Name glyA_1) → MFSKQDQIQGYDDALLAAMNAEEQRQEDHIELIASENYTSKRVMQAQGSGLTNKYAEGYPGKRYYGGCEHVDKVEALAIERAKQLFGADYANVQPHSGSSANGAVYLALLQAGDTILGMSLAHGGHLTHGAKVSSSGKLYNAVQYGINTDTGLIDYDEVERLAVEHKPKMIVAGFSAYSKTLDFPRFRAIADKVGALLFVDMAHVAGLVAAGLYPNPIPFADVVTTTTHKTLRGPRGGLILAKSNEEIEKKLNAAVFPGAQGGPLMHVIAAKAVCFKEALEPGFKAYQQQVIENAQAMAQVFIDRGYDVVSGGTDNHLFLVSLIRQGLTGKDADAALGRAHITVNKNAVPNDPQSPFVTSGLRIGTPAVTTRGFKVAQCVALAGWICDILDNLGDADVEADVAKNVAALCADFPVYR, encoded by the coding sequence ATGTTCAGCAAGCAAGACCAGATCCAGGGTTACGACGACGCACTGCTGGCGGCGATGAATGCCGAAGAACAGCGCCAGGAAGATCACATCGAGCTGATCGCCTCGGAGAACTACACCAGCAAGCGCGTCATGCAGGCCCAAGGCAGCGGCCTGACCAACAAGTACGCCGAAGGCTACCCGGGCAAACGCTACTACGGTGGCTGCGAGCACGTGGACAAGGTAGAAGCCCTGGCCATCGAGCGCGCCAAGCAACTGTTCGGTGCCGACTACGCCAACGTCCAGCCGCACTCCGGCTCGTCGGCCAACGGCGCGGTCTACCTGGCCCTGTTGCAAGCCGGTGACACCATCCTCGGCATGAGCCTGGCCCACGGCGGCCACCTGACCCACGGCGCCAAAGTGTCGTCCTCGGGCAAGCTGTACAACGCAGTGCAGTACGGCATCAACACCGACACCGGCCTGATCGACTACGACGAAGTCGAGCGCCTGGCGGTCGAGCACAAGCCGAAAATGATCGTTGCCGGCTTCTCGGCCTACTCCAAGACCCTCGATTTCCCACGCTTCCGTGCCATCGCCGACAAGGTTGGCGCGCTGCTGTTCGTCGACATGGCCCACGTAGCCGGCCTGGTTGCCGCTGGCCTGTACCCGAACCCGATCCCGTTCGCCGATGTGGTCACCACCACCACCCACAAGACCCTGCGCGGCCCACGTGGCGGCCTGATCCTGGCCAAGTCGAACGAAGAGATCGAGAAGAAGCTGAACGCTGCTGTGTTCCCGGGCGCCCAGGGCGGCCCGCTGATGCACGTGATCGCCGCCAAGGCCGTGTGCTTCAAGGAAGCACTGGAGCCTGGCTTCAAGGCTTACCAGCAACAAGTGATTGAAAACGCCCAGGCCATGGCCCAGGTGTTTATCGACCGCGGCTACGACGTGGTTTCCGGTGGTACCGACAACCACCTGTTCCTGGTCAGCCTTATCCGTCAGGGCCTCACCGGCAAAGATGCCGACGCCGCCCTGGGCCGCGCGCACATCACCGTCAACAAGAACGCCGTGCCGAACGACCCACAGTCGCCGTTCGTCACCTCGGGCCTGCGCATCGGCACCCCGGCCGTCACCACCCGTGGCTTCAAGGTTGCGCAGTGCGTGGCCTTGGCCGGCTGGATCTGCGACATCCTCGACAACCTCGGTGACGCAGACGTCGAAGCCGATGTGGCCAAGAACGTCGCGGCGCTGTGCGCAGACTTCCCTGTTTACCGCTGA
- the soxB_1 gene encoding Sarcosine oxidase subunit beta (*Name soxB_1): MQRYSGFGLFKHSLSHHENWQRMWRTPTPKKVYDVVIVGGGGHGLATAYYLAKEHGITNVAVIEKGYLGGGNTARNTTIVRSNYLWDESAQLYEHAMKLWEGLSQDINYNVMFSQRGVYNLCHTLQDIRDSERRVSANRLNGVDGELLNTAQVAAEIPYLDCSKNTRYPILGATVQRRGGVARHDAVAWGYARAADALGVDLIQQTEVIGFRKENGAVIGVETNKGFIGAKRVGVVTAGNSGHMAKLAGFRLPLESHPLQALVSEPIKPIIDSVIMSNAVHGYISQSDKGDLVIGAGIDGWVGYGQRGSYPVIEHTLQAIVEMFPNLSRVRMNRQWGGIVDTSPDACPIITKTPVKNMFFNCGWGTGGFKATPGSGNVFAASLAKGEMHPLAAPFSMDRFYNGALIDEHGAAAVAH, from the coding sequence ATGCAACGCTACTCGGGCTTCGGCCTCTTCAAACACTCCCTCAGCCACCACGAAAACTGGCAGCGCATGTGGCGCACGCCCACCCCTAAAAAGGTGTACGACGTGGTTATCGTCGGCGGTGGCGGCCATGGCCTGGCCACGGCTTACTACCTGGCCAAAGAGCACGGCATCACCAACGTTGCCGTGATCGAAAAAGGCTACCTGGGCGGCGGCAACACCGCCCGTAACACCACTATCGTGCGTTCCAACTACCTGTGGGACGAGTCGGCTCAGTTGTACGAGCACGCCATGAAGCTGTGGGAAGGCCTGTCGCAAGACATCAACTACAACGTGATGTTCTCCCAACGCGGCGTGTACAACCTGTGCCACACCTTGCAGGACATCCGTGACTCCGAGCGCCGCGTCAGCGCCAACCGCCTCAACGGCGTCGATGGCGAGCTGCTGAACACCGCCCAGGTCGCGGCCGAAATCCCGTACCTGGACTGCTCGAAGAACACCCGTTACCCGATCCTCGGCGCAACCGTTCAGCGCCGTGGTGGCGTGGCCCGTCACGACGCCGTGGCCTGGGGCTATGCCCGCGCTGCCGACGCCCTGGGTGTGGACCTGATCCAGCAGACCGAAGTGATCGGTTTCCGCAAGGAAAACGGCGCGGTCATCGGCGTGGAAACCAACAAAGGCTTCATCGGCGCCAAGCGCGTCGGCGTGGTCACCGCCGGTAACTCCGGGCATATGGCCAAGCTGGCCGGTTTCCGCCTGCCGCTGGAATCGCACCCGCTGCAAGCGCTGGTATCCGAGCCGATCAAGCCGATCATCGACAGCGTGATCATGTCCAACGCCGTACACGGCTACATCAGCCAGTCCGACAAGGGCGACCTGGTGATCGGTGCCGGTATCGATGGCTGGGTCGGCTACGGCCAGCGCGGTTCGTACCCGGTGATCGAGCACACCCTGCAAGCCATCGTCGAAATGTTCCCCAACCTGTCGCGCGTTCGCATGAACCGCCAGTGGGGCGGCATCGTGGATACCTCGCCGGACGCTTGCCCGATCATCACCAAGACCCCGGTCAAGAACATGTTCTTCAACTGCGGTTGGGGTACTGGCGGCTTCAAGGCGACCCCGGGTTCGGGCAACGTCTTCGCCGCGAGCCTGGCCAAGGGCGAAATGCACCCACTGGCCGCGCCGTTCTCCATGGACCGTTTCTACAACGGCGCACTGATCGACGAACACGGCGCCGCCGCCGTCGCCCACTAA
- the soxD_1 gene encoding Sarcosine oxidase subunit delta (*Name soxD_1), with protein MLHIFCPHCGELRSEEEFHASGQAHIARPLDPAACSDEEWGTYMFYRDNPRGIHHELWDHVAGCRQYFNVTRDTVTYEILETYKIGEKPQVTANGKAANAPSTVKGQGEKV; from the coding sequence ATGTTGCATATTTTCTGTCCCCACTGCGGCGAGCTGCGCTCCGAAGAAGAGTTTCACGCCTCTGGCCAGGCGCACATCGCCCGCCCGCTGGACCCTGCCGCCTGCTCCGACGAGGAGTGGGGTACCTACATGTTCTACCGTGACAACCCTCGCGGTATTCACCATGAACTGTGGGACCACGTTGCCGGCTGCCGCCAGTACTTCAACGTCACCCGCGACACCGTGACCTACGAAATTCTGGAAACCTACAAGATTGGCGAGAAGCCGCAAGTGACCGCCAACGGTAAAGCTGCGAACGCACCGTCGACCGTCAAAGGCCAAGGGGAAAAAGTATGA
- the soxA_1 gene encoding Sarcosine oxidase subunit alpha (*Name soxA_1) produces MSQTYRLASGGRIDRSKVLNFTFNGKTYQGYAGDSLAAALLANGVDIVGRSFKYSRPRGIIAAGTEEPNAILQIGSSEATQIPNVRATQQALYAGLVATSTNGWPNVNNDVMGILGKVGGSMMPPGFYYKTFMYPKSFWMTYEKYIRKAAGLGRAPLQNDPDSYDYMNQHCDVLIVGAGPAGLAAALAAARSGARVILADEQEEFGGSLLDSRETLDGKPAADWVNAVIKELEGLPEVTLLPRATVNGYHDHNFLTIHERLTDHLGDRAPIGQVRHRVHRVRAKRVVLAPGAHERPLVYGNNDVPGNMLAGAVSTYVRRYGVAPGRKLVLSTNNDHAYRAALDWHDAGLQVVAIADARHNPRGSLVEEARAKGIRILTSSAVVEAKGSKHVTGARVAAIDVQAHKVTSPGETLECDLIATSGGYSPIVHLASHLGGRPVWRDDILGFVPGDAPQKRECVGGINGVYALGDVIADGFEGGVRAATEAGFKATVGTLPKTVARKEEATVALFQVPHDKGTKGPKQFVDQQNDVTAAGIELATREGFESVEHVKRYTALGFGTDQGKLGNINGLAIAARSIGITIPEMGTTMFRPNYTPVTFGAVAGRHCGHLFEPVRFTALHAWHVKNGAEFEDVGQWKRPWYFPKAGEDIHAAVARECKAVRDSVGLLDASTLGKIDIQGPDAREFLNRIYTNAWTKLDVGKARYGLMCKEDGMVFDDGVTACVGDNHFIMTTTTGGAARVLQWMELYHQTEWPELKVYFTSVTDHWATMTLSGPNSRKLLSELTDIDMDKEAFPFMTWKEGNVGGVPARVFRISFTGELSYEVNVQANYAMGVLEQIIEAGKKYNLTPYGTETMHVLRAEKGFIIVGQDTDGSMNPDDLNMSWCVGRNKPYSWIGLRGMNREDCVRENRKQLVGLKPVDPTKWLPEGAQLVFDPKQPIPMDMVGHVTSSYASNSLGYSFAMGVVKGGLKRMGERVFSPQADGSVIEAEIVSSVFFDPKGERQNV; encoded by the coding sequence ATGAGCCAGACCTATCGCCTCGCCAGCGGCGGCCGCATCGACCGCAGCAAGGTCCTGAACTTCACCTTCAACGGCAAGACCTACCAGGGTTATGCCGGTGACAGCCTGGCCGCCGCCCTGTTGGCCAATGGCGTCGACATCGTCGGCCGCAGCTTCAAGTACTCGCGCCCACGCGGCATCATCGCTGCCGGTACCGAAGAGCCGAACGCCATCCTGCAGATCGGCTCCAGCGAAGCGACCCAGATCCCTAACGTGCGCGCCACCCAACAAGCGCTGTACGCAGGCCTTGTTGCCACCAGCACCAACGGCTGGCCGAACGTCAACAATGACGTCATGGGCATCCTCGGCAAGGTGGGCGGCAGCATGATGCCGCCGGGCTTCTATTACAAAACCTTCATGTACCCGAAATCGTTCTGGATGACGTACGAGAAGTACATCCGCAAAGCTGCCGGCCTTGGCCGTGCACCGCTGCAGAACGACCCGGACAGCTACGACTACATGAACCAGCACTGTGACGTGCTGATCGTCGGCGCCGGCCCTGCTGGCCTGGCCGCTGCACTGGCTGCTGCGCGCAGCGGCGCCCGTGTAATCCTGGCCGACGAGCAGGAAGAGTTTGGCGGCAGCCTGCTCGACAGCCGCGAAACCCTCGATGGCAAACCTGCCGCCGACTGGGTCAACGCGGTGATCAAAGAGCTGGAAGGCCTGCCGGAAGTGACCCTGCTGCCACGCGCCACGGTCAACGGCTACCACGACCACAACTTCCTGACCATTCACGAGCGCCTCACCGACCACCTCGGCGACCGCGCCCCGATCGGCCAGGTGCGCCACCGTGTGCACCGTGTACGCGCCAAACGCGTGGTGCTGGCGCCCGGCGCCCACGAGCGCCCGCTGGTGTACGGCAACAACGACGTACCGGGCAACATGCTGGCCGGTGCTGTTTCCACCTACGTTCGCCGCTACGGCGTGGCCCCGGGCCGCAAGCTGGTGCTGTCGACCAACAACGACCACGCCTACCGCGCCGCGCTGGACTGGCACGACGCTGGCCTGCAAGTGGTCGCCATTGCCGATGCCCGCCACAACCCACGTGGCTCGCTGGTTGAAGAAGCGCGTGCCAAAGGCATCCGCATCCTCACCTCCAGCGCCGTGGTCGAGGCCAAAGGCAGCAAGCACGTCACCGGCGCCCGCGTGGCCGCCATCGATGTGCAGGCGCACAAAGTCACCAGCCCAGGCGAAACCCTTGAGTGCGACCTGATCGCAACTTCTGGCGGCTACAGCCCGATCGTCCACCTGGCTTCGCACCTGGGCGGTCGCCCGGTATGGCGTGACGATATCCTCGGTTTCGTGCCGGGTGATGCACCGCAGAAGCGCGAGTGCGTGGGCGGTATCAACGGCGTCTACGCCCTCGGCGACGTGATTGCCGATGGCTTCGAAGGCGGCGTGCGCGCAGCCACCGAAGCAGGCTTCAAAGCCACTGTCGGCACCCTGCCAAAAACCGTTGCACGCAAGGAAGAGGCCACCGTGGCACTGTTCCAGGTGCCACACGACAAAGGCACCAAGGGGCCGAAGCAGTTCGTTGACCAGCAAAACGACGTGACCGCCGCAGGTATCGAGCTGGCCACCCGTGAAGGCTTCGAGTCGGTCGAGCACGTAAAACGCTACACCGCACTGGGCTTCGGTACCGACCAGGGCAAACTGGGCAACATCAACGGCCTGGCCATCGCCGCCCGTTCGATCGGCATCACCATCCCGGAAATGGGCACCACCATGTTCCGCCCCAACTACACGCCGGTGACGTTCGGTGCGGTAGCGGGCCGTCACTGTGGTCACCTGTTCGAACCCGTACGCTTCACCGCCCTGCATGCCTGGCACGTGAAGAACGGCGCCGAGTTCGAGGACGTTGGCCAGTGGAAGCGCCCTTGGTACTTCCCGAAAGCCGGTGAAGACATCCATGCTGCCGTGGCCCGTGAATGCAAGGCCGTGCGCGACAGCGTGGGCCTGCTGGACGCCTCCACCCTGGGCAAGATCGACATCCAGGGCCCGGACGCCCGTGAGTTCCTCAACCGCATCTACACCAACGCCTGGACCAAGCTCGACGTGGGCAAGGCCCGCTACGGCCTGATGTGCAAGGAAGACGGCATGGTCTTCGACGACGGCGTAACCGCCTGCGTTGGCGACAACCACTTCATCATGACCACCACCACCGGCGGCGCCGCCCGCGTGCTGCAGTGGATGGAGCTGTACCACCAGACCGAATGGCCGGAACTGAAGGTGTACTTCACCTCGGTCACCGACCACTGGGCCACCATGACCTTGTCCGGCCCCAACAGCCGCAAGCTGCTCAGCGAGCTGACCGACATCGACATGGACAAGGAAGCCTTCCCGTTCATGACCTGGAAGGAAGGCAACGTCGGCGGCGTGCCGGCCCGTGTGTTCCGTATCTCGTTCACCGGCGAGCTGTCGTACGAAGTCAACGTGCAGGCCAACTACGCCATGGGCGTGCTGGAACAGATCATCGAGGCCGGCAAGAAGTACAACCTGACCCCGTACGGCACCGAGACCATGCACGTACTGCGTGCCGAGAAGGGCTTCATCATCGTTGGCCAGGACACCGACGGTTCGATGAACCCGGACGACCTGAACATGAGCTGGTGTGTGGGCCGCAACAAGCCGTACTCGTGGATCGGCCTGCGTGGCATGAACCGTGAAGACTGCGTGCGCGAGAACCGCAAGCAGCTGGTAGGCCTGAAGCCGGTCGACCCGACCAAGTGGCTGCCGGAAGGTGCCCAGTTGGTGTTCGACCCGAAACAGCCAATCCCGATGGATATGGTTGGCCACGTCACCTCCAGCTACGCATCCAACTCCCTGGGTTATTCGTTTGCCATGGGTGTGGTCAAAGGCGGCCTCAAGCGCATGGGCGAACGCGTGTTCTCGCCACAGGCGGATGGCAGCGTGATCGAGGCGGAGATCGTGTCTTCGGTGTTCTTCGATCCGAAGGGTGAGCGGCAGAACGTTTGA
- the soxG gene encoding Sarcosine oxidase subunit gamma (*Name soxG) has translation MSAINVYQQNPGAEAKAQSPLHHADLASLVGKGRKNAGVTLRERKFLGHLTLRGDGHNPEFAAGVHKALGLELPVALTVVANNDMSLQWVGPDEWLLIVPGGQELAVEQKLRTALEGQHIQVVNVSGGQSLLELRGPNVREVLMKSTSYDVHPNNFPVGKAVGTVFAKSQLVIRRTAEDTWELVIRRSFADYWWLWLQDASAEYGLSIEA, from the coding sequence ATGAGCGCTATCAACGTCTACCAGCAAAACCCCGGCGCCGAGGCCAAGGCCCAGTCGCCACTGCACCACGCCGACCTGGCCAGCCTGGTTGGCAAAGGCCGCAAGAACGCAGGCGTGACCCTGCGTGAGCGCAAGTTCCTCGGCCACCTCACCCTTCGCGGTGATGGCCACAACCCGGAATTCGCCGCCGGCGTGCACAAGGCCCTGGGCCTGGAGCTGCCAGTGGCCCTGACCGTGGTCGCCAACAACGACATGTCGCTGCAATGGGTCGGTCCGGACGAGTGGCTGCTGATCGTGCCCGGCGGCCAGGAACTGGCGGTCGAGCAAAAGCTGCGCACAGCCCTTGAAGGCCAGCACATCCAGGTGGTCAATGTCAGCGGCGGGCAAAGCCTGCTGGAGCTGCGCGGCCCTAACGTGCGCGAAGTACTGATGAAATCCACCAGCTATGATGTTCACCCGAACAACTTCCCGGTGGGCAAGGCTGTCGGCACCGTGTTCGCCAAGTCGCAACTGGTGATCCGCCGCACCGCCGAAGACACCTGGGAACTGGTGATTCGCCGCAGCTTCGCCGATTACTGGTGGCTGTGGCTGCAGGACGCTTCGGCCGAATACGGCCTGAGCATCGAGGCTTAA
- the purU_1 gene encoding Formyltetrahydrofolate deformylase (*Name purU_1) — translation MSRAPDTWILTADCPSMLGTVDVVTRYLFEQRCYVTEHHSFDDRQSGRFFIRVEFRAPDGFDEDGFRAGLAERSEAFGMAFELTAPNHRPKVVIMVSKADHCLNDLLYRQRIGQLGMDVVAVVSNHPDLEPLAQWHKIPYYHFALDPKDKPGQERKVLQVIEETGAELVILARYMQVLSPELCRRLDGWAINIHHSLLPGFKGAKPYHQAYNKGVKMVGATAHYINNDLDEGPIIAQGVEVVDHSHYPEDLIAKGRDIECLTLARAVGYHIERRVFLNANRTVVL, via the coding sequence ATGAGTCGGGCACCGGATACCTGGATTCTCACCGCCGACTGCCCGAGCATGCTCGGTACCGTCGACGTGGTGACGCGTTACCTCTTCGAGCAGCGCTGCTACGTGACGGAGCACCACTCCTTCGATGACCGGCAGTCGGGGCGTTTCTTCATTCGCGTGGAGTTCCGCGCCCCTGATGGCTTCGACGAGGACGGTTTCCGCGCCGGCCTCGCCGAGCGCAGCGAAGCGTTCGGCATGGCCTTCGAGCTGACCGCACCCAATCACCGCCCCAAGGTGGTGATCATGGTGTCCAAGGCCGACCATTGCCTGAACGACCTGCTGTATCGCCAGCGCATCGGCCAGCTGGGCATGGACGTGGTTGCGGTGGTGTCCAACCACCCCGACCTCGAACCGTTGGCCCAGTGGCACAAGATTCCTTACTACCACTTCGCGCTCGACCCCAAGGACAAGCCTGGGCAGGAGCGCAAGGTGCTGCAAGTGATCGAGGAAACCGGTGCCGAGCTGGTTATCCTTGCCCGCTACATGCAGGTGCTGTCGCCCGAGCTGTGCCGGCGCCTGGATGGCTGGGCGATCAACATTCACCATTCGCTGTTGCCAGGGTTCAAGGGCGCCAAGCCTTATCACCAGGCGTACAACAAGGGCGTGAAGATGGTCGGCGCCACCGCGCACTACATCAACAACGACCTTGATGAAGGGCCGATCATTGCCCAGGGCGTCGAGGTGGTGGACCACAGCCATTACCCGGAAGACCTGATTGCCAAAGGGCGCGACATCGAGTGCCTGACCCTGGCGCGGGCTGTGGGTTATCACATCGAGCGGCGGGTGTTCCTCAACGCCAACCGGACTGTAGTTCTCTGA
- the fdhA gene encoding Glutathione-independent formaldehyde dehydrogenase (*Name fdhA), whose amino-acid sequence MSGNRGVVYLGAGKVEVQHIDYPKMQDPRGKKIEHGVILKVVSTNICGSDQHMVRGRTTAQVGLVLGHEITGEIVEIGRDVERLKIGDLVSVPFNVACGRCRSCKEMHTGVCLTVNPARAGGAYGYVDMGDWTGGQAEYVLVPYADFNLLKLPDRDKAMEKIRDLTCLSDILPTGYHGAVTAGVGPGSTVYVAGAGPVGLAAAASARLLGAACVIVGDLNPARLAHAKSQGFEVVDLSKDTPLHEQIIDILGEPEVDCAVDAVGFEARGHGHEGAKHEAPATVLNSLMQVTRVAGNIGIPGLYVTEDPGAVDAAAKIGALSIRFGLGWAKSHSFHTGQTPTMKYNRQLMQAIMWDRINIAEVVGVQVINLDQAPEGYGEFDAGVPKKFVIDPHKMWGAA is encoded by the coding sequence ATGTCTGGCAATCGTGGAGTGGTATATCTCGGCGCCGGCAAGGTCGAAGTGCAACACATCGACTACCCGAAAATGCAGGACCCGCGCGGCAAGAAGATCGAGCACGGCGTCATCCTGAAGGTAGTCTCTACCAACATCTGCGGCTCCGACCAGCACATGGTCCGCGGCCGTACCACTGCCCAGGTCGGCCTGGTCCTGGGCCACGAAATCACTGGTGAAATCGTCGAAATCGGGCGTGACGTCGAACGCCTGAAAATCGGCGACCTGGTGTCGGTACCGTTCAACGTTGCCTGCGGCCGCTGCCGCTCCTGCAAAGAAATGCACACCGGTGTCTGCCTCACCGTCAACCCGGCCCGCGCCGGTGGTGCCTACGGCTACGTCGACATGGGCGACTGGACCGGCGGCCAGGCCGAATACGTGCTGGTGCCCTACGCCGACTTCAACCTGCTGAAACTGCCGGACCGCGACAAGGCCATGGAAAAGATCCGTGACCTGACCTGTTTGTCCGACATCCTGCCTACCGGCTACCACGGCGCCGTGACGGCTGGCGTAGGCCCAGGCAGCACCGTTTACGTCGCGGGCGCTGGCCCGGTCGGCCTGGCTGCCGCTGCCTCGGCCCGCCTGCTGGGCGCCGCCTGCGTCATCGTCGGTGACCTCAACCCGGCCCGCCTGGCCCACGCCAAGTCCCAGGGCTTCGAAGTGGTCGACCTGTCCAAGGACACCCCGCTGCACGAGCAGATCATCGACATCCTCGGCGAGCCGGAAGTGGACTGCGCCGTCGACGCCGTCGGCTTCGAGGCCCGTGGCCATGGCCACGAAGGTGCCAAGCACGAAGCCCCGGCCACCGTGCTGAACTCGCTGATGCAAGTGACCCGCGTTGCCGGCAACATCGGTATCCCGGGCCTGTATGTGACCGAAGACCCAGGCGCGGTAGATGCCGCCGCCAAGATCGGCGCACTGAGCATCCGCTTTGGCCTGGGCTGGGCGAAGTCGCACAGCTTCCACACCGGCCAGACCCCGACCATGAAGTACAACCGCCAGCTGATGCAGGCGATCATGTGGGACCGTATCAACATTGCCGAGGTGGTGGGCGTGCAGGTGATCAACCTGGATCAGGCGCCGGAAGGGTACGGCGAGTTTGATGCGGGTGTGCCGAAGAAATTCGTGATCGACCCGCACAAGATGTGGGGTGCTGCGTAA
- the puuP_1 gene encoding Putrescine importer PuuP (*Name puuP_1), with protein MFFGLVYMVPLTIFTTYGIVTELTGGRTAGAYLVTLVAMLFTAASYSFMVKRFPVAGSAYSYTNMAFGPNIGFLAGWSLLLDYLFLPMINYLLIGLFLNIAFPAVPAWAFVLACIALVTVLNVVGINSVAKTSNLIVGAQIVFIGVFVALSCQTLAGQPLDLLTPLIGDGSKPGFGHLMAGAAVLCLSFLGFDAVSTLAEECRDARRDVPRAIILTTLFAGLLFTLLAYVSQLVLPGSSFANADAAANEVMFKAGGQFLTNFFTAAYVAGSLGSALASQAAVSRILFTMGRDNVLPRRSFGYLSPRFGTPVFAILLVSAFSLLALVIDLSTLASLISFGALVAFSAVNLAVVKTHLMDDVSQRNAKGLVSYGVVPLVGLSLTLWLWTSLSALTLVIGLCWFALGLAYLAVLTAGFRRPVQLVDFTEAA; from the coding sequence GTGTTCTTCGGCCTGGTCTACATGGTCCCGCTGACCATCTTCACCACCTACGGCATCGTCACCGAACTCACCGGTGGCCGCACCGCCGGCGCCTACCTGGTCACCCTGGTGGCCATGCTGTTCACTGCTGCGTCCTACAGCTTCATGGTCAAGCGCTTCCCGGTGGCGGGCTCGGCGTATTCCTATACCAACATGGCCTTCGGCCCCAACATCGGCTTCCTCGCCGGCTGGTCACTGCTGCTCGACTACCTGTTCTTGCCGATGATCAACTACCTGCTGATCGGCCTGTTCCTCAACATCGCCTTCCCCGCCGTGCCTGCCTGGGCGTTCGTGCTTGCGTGCATCGCCCTGGTCACGGTGCTGAACGTGGTTGGTATCAACTCGGTGGCCAAGACCAGCAACCTGATCGTCGGCGCCCAGATCGTGTTCATTGGCGTGTTTGTCGCGCTGTCCTGCCAGACCTTGGCTGGCCAACCGCTCGACCTGCTGACGCCGCTAATCGGTGACGGCAGCAAACCGGGCTTCGGCCACCTGATGGCTGGCGCAGCGGTGCTGTGCCTGTCGTTCCTGGGCTTCGACGCCGTATCGACCCTGGCCGAAGAATGCCGCGATGCACGCCGCGACGTGCCACGGGCGATCATCCTCACCACCTTGTTTGCCGGTTTGCTGTTCACCTTGCTGGCCTACGTCAGCCAGCTGGTGTTGCCAGGCAGCAGCTTCGCCAATGCCGATGCAGCGGCCAACGAAGTGATGTTCAAGGCGGGCGGGCAGTTCCTCACCAACTTCTTCACCGCCGCGTATGTTGCGGGCAGCCTGGGTTCGGCACTGGCCTCGCAGGCAGCCGTGTCGCGCATCCTGTTCACCATGGGCCGTGACAACGTGCTGCCACGCCGTAGCTTCGGTTACCTGTCGCCGCGTTTTGGTACGCCGGTGTTCGCCATTTTGCTGGTTTCGGCGTTCTCGCTGCTGGCACTGGTGATCGACCTGTCCACCCTCGCCTCGCTGATCAGCTTCGGGGCATTGGTGGCGTTCTCGGCGGTGAACCTGGCAGTGGTGAAGACGCACCTGATGGATGATGTCAGCCAGCGCAATGCCAAAGGCCTGGTGAGTTATGGCGTGGTGCCGCTGGTGGGGTTGAGCCTGACGCTGTGGCTGTGGACCAGCCTGTCGGCGCTGACGCTGGTAATCGGTTTGTGCTGGTTTGCCTTGGGCCTTGCGTACCTGGCAGTACTGACCGCAGGCTTCCGCCGCCCCGTGCAGTTGGTGGACTTCACCGAAGCCGCCTGA